The Nocardioides panzhihuensis genome has a segment encoding these proteins:
- a CDS encoding peptidoglycan-binding domain-containing protein: protein MTSILVSAATFATATPASAAGAYNTCNGSVRMFIGSMYYNVPAYNGSVKCNLVYNTGSYSNAVKVLQASLKYCEKMSWMDEPDGYYGVQTFSAVEAVQDKYNLGIDGTYGPQTRNAMRHYSKAYGCAKLSF, encoded by the coding sequence ATGACCAGCATCCTGGTCTCAGCAGCCACGTTCGCGACCGCCACCCCCGCGAGCGCCGCCGGCGCGTACAACACGTGCAACGGGTCGGTGCGAATGTTCATCGGCAGCATGTACTACAACGTGCCCGCCTACAACGGTTCCGTGAAGTGCAATCTGGTCTACAACACCGGCTCGTACAGCAACGCCGTCAAGGTTCTCCAGGCAAGCCTGAAGTACTGCGAGAAGATGTCGTGGATGGACGAGCCCGACGGCTACTACGGCGTTCAGACGTTCTCAGCTGTCGAAGCCGTTCAAGACAAGTACAACCTCGGCATCGACGGGACGTACGGCCCACAGACTCGGAACGCAATGAGGCACTACAGCAAGGCCTACGGGTGCGCGAAGCTGTCGTTCTGA
- a CDS encoding MlaD family protein, whose amino-acid sequence MQRLTGGVRVKLGLFVALALVGTSYVGARYVGLDLLDDPYRVDVSLPEGGGLFVNSEVTYRGVPVGEVTDLKAGADGVRAVLEIDGDAPAIPKDATVKVANRSAIGEQYLDLRGGAVSSDRLSDGDRLSAGKEALPYDASQVIETGRDFVASVPEEALVTTIDESYLLSQGAGSDLRKLVDTSLSFQKEADRNFLVTASLIRNSDQVLETQEESATSIKAWSNDLALFSETLASSDQDLRDLIGAAPGAATEISLLVKEVGQPLGILMSNLVTPATLFGTNAAALESTFVTVPEAVSIGWAINTSNGARLSLMPSFFNPPPCVFGYEGTDLRAGTDVSKGKPFNTAAGCKAVPKTTKTETVEPETVSVPTTLAGLMGER is encoded by the coding sequence ATGCAACGGCTCACCGGAGGCGTACGCGTCAAGCTCGGCCTCTTCGTCGCCCTCGCCCTCGTCGGCACGAGCTATGTCGGGGCCCGCTACGTCGGCCTGGACCTGCTCGACGACCCCTATCGCGTGGACGTCTCGCTGCCCGAGGGCGGCGGGCTCTTCGTGAACTCGGAGGTGACCTACCGCGGGGTGCCCGTGGGCGAGGTGACCGACCTGAAGGCAGGGGCCGACGGCGTACGTGCGGTCCTGGAGATCGACGGCGACGCTCCCGCGATCCCGAAGGACGCGACGGTCAAGGTCGCCAACCGGTCGGCCATCGGCGAGCAGTATCTCGACCTCCGCGGCGGCGCGGTGAGCTCTGACCGGCTCTCCGACGGTGACCGGCTCTCCGCCGGGAAGGAGGCGCTGCCGTACGACGCCTCCCAGGTCATCGAGACCGGCCGTGACTTCGTCGCCTCGGTGCCCGAGGAGGCCCTGGTGACGACCATCGACGAGTCCTACCTGCTGTCCCAGGGGGCCGGCTCCGACCTGCGGAAGCTGGTCGACACGTCGCTGTCGTTCCAGAAGGAGGCCGACCGCAACTTCCTGGTCACTGCAAGCCTGATCCGCAACTCAGACCAGGTGCTCGAGACCCAGGAGGAGTCGGCGACCAGCATCAAGGCCTGGAGCAACGACCTCGCGCTCTTCTCCGAGACGCTCGCCTCCTCCGACCAGGACCTGCGCGACCTGATCGGGGCGGCCCCCGGCGCGGCGACCGAGATATCGCTGCTGGTCAAGGAGGTCGGCCAGCCGCTCGGCATCCTGATGAGCAACCTGGTCACTCCCGCGACCCTCTTCGGCACCAACGCCGCCGCGCTCGAGTCGACCTTCGTGACCGTGCCGGAGGCGGTCAGCATCGGCTGGGCGATCAACACCTCCAACGGGGCGCGGCTGAGCCTGATGCCGTCGTTCTTCAACCCGCCGCCCTGCGTCTTCGGATACGAGGGCACCGATCTGCGCGCCGGCACCGATGTGAGCAAGGGCAAGCCGTTCAACACCGCGGCGGGCTGCAAGGCCGTACCGAAAACCACGAAGACCGAGACAGTCGAGCCGGAGACGGTTAGCGTCCCCACCACGCTCGCCGGGCTGATGGGGGAGCGATGA
- a CDS encoding MCE family protein, with translation MTNLARTAAVVAAAALTLSGCGLGAVSGGVYEAPLPGGADVGKDPITLSAEFSDVLDLVPQSSVKIDNVAVGRVSKIRLTENGRSARVSLVVRDDVPLPAGTTARLQQTSLLGEKYIALIPPATPVAGSPLGDGAVLGRGDTEAAAQVEEVLGALSMVLNSGGIAQFQEISREMQKISDGRPEEIKAFLTEINRFVSVLDSRSTSITSAIESLNELAVTLEKDKDKISSALEGLSPGMQVLVDQRPQLIAMLKALDKLSKVTIRTLDQAQDDIVADLKLLDPILDQLAKAGSDLPYALEILFTYPFPDEVLNAIRGDYMNLFMVTNFRTPAGCQSKGCEWLQPGSDGASGGSVSSQSGSSDAPPGLLPSTSSPVPGSSSPSIPGESILPSDGSSSSDPSSGDPSPSGSGSTSPSTSPSSPSESPAGPESATSESSPDGTGSGPDAGSVEGSE, from the coding sequence ATGACGAACCTGGCCAGAACCGCAGCGGTCGTCGCGGCCGCCGCCCTGACCCTGTCGGGCTGCGGGCTGGGTGCCGTCAGCGGGGGCGTCTATGAGGCGCCGCTCCCCGGTGGCGCCGACGTGGGGAAGGACCCGATCACGCTGAGCGCCGAGTTCAGCGACGTACTGGACCTGGTCCCGCAGTCCAGCGTCAAGATCGACAACGTCGCCGTGGGCCGGGTCTCCAAGATCCGGCTGACCGAGAACGGCCGCAGCGCGCGGGTGTCGCTGGTGGTCAGGGACGACGTCCCGCTCCCCGCCGGCACCACGGCACGACTGCAGCAGACCTCGCTGCTCGGCGAGAAGTACATCGCGCTGATCCCGCCCGCCACGCCGGTCGCGGGCTCGCCGCTGGGTGATGGCGCGGTCCTCGGGCGGGGCGACACCGAGGCGGCCGCGCAGGTCGAGGAGGTGCTCGGAGCGCTGTCGATGGTTCTCAACAGCGGCGGGATCGCGCAGTTCCAGGAGATCTCTCGCGAGATGCAGAAGATCTCCGACGGTCGACCGGAGGAGATCAAGGCGTTCCTGACGGAGATCAACCGCTTCGTCTCGGTCCTCGACTCGAGGTCGACCTCGATCACGTCGGCGATCGAGTCGCTCAACGAGCTCGCGGTCACCCTGGAGAAGGACAAGGACAAGATCTCCAGTGCGTTGGAGGGGCTCTCGCCCGGGATGCAGGTGCTCGTCGACCAGCGTCCGCAGCTGATCGCGATGCTGAAGGCGCTCGACAAGCTGTCCAAGGTCACCATCCGCACCCTCGACCAGGCCCAGGACGACATCGTCGCCGACCTGAAGCTGCTCGACCCGATCCTCGACCAGCTCGCCAAGGCCGGCTCCGACCTGCCCTATGCGCTGGAGATCCTCTTCACCTACCCGTTCCCCGACGAGGTGCTCAATGCGATCCGCGGCGACTACATGAACCTGTTCATGGTCACGAACTTCCGCACCCCCGCCGGCTGTCAGTCCAAGGGCTGCGAGTGGCTGCAGCCGGGGTCCGACGGCGCGTCCGGCGGCTCGGTCTCCTCCCAGTCCGGGTCGTCGGACGCACCGCCTGGATTGCTGCCGTCGACCAGCTCACCGGTGCCGGGCTCGTCCTCGCCGTCGATCCCGGGGGAGTCGATCCTGCCCTCCGACGGCTCGTCGTCCTCGGACCCGTCCTCAGGCGATCCGTCGCCGTCGGGCTCCGGGTCGACGTCGCCTTCGACCTCGCCCTCCTCGCCGTCCGAGTCGCCGGCCGGCCCGGAGTCGGCGACCTCCGAGTCCTCACCCGACGGAACCGGCTCGGGCCCTGACGCCGGCTCCGTGGAAGGGAGCGAATGA
- a CDS encoding MCE family protein yields the protein MRLRRFISGFLVVAVVGVIGWAAAYGVREGGKGTTFSALFEASVGLYPGSDVQILGVPVGKVTSVTPVGEHVKVSMTLDPGQTAAADTEAVIVAPTLVSDRFVQLTEPYVDGPELRGGTVIEETAVPVEIDDLYASLTETGKQLGPDGANQNGALSRFLEVIAANLDGQGADINQVIREGADASATLADVDQDFFATVENLDTFNKTLLEHDDGVEDANRRFAQVTEYLAEDRDDLASAVSNLGEALALLESFIEDNRGVMQTSVENLHGPTQVLVDQNESLEEAVATIPQVLQKFVNAYDPGSNTLVGRTNLNELSVWSGDGLTGQTSEDAPPVLLPGVGSAAGEEQ from the coding sequence ATGAGACTCCGTCGGTTCATCTCAGGGTTCCTCGTGGTCGCCGTCGTCGGCGTGATCGGGTGGGCTGCGGCGTACGGGGTCCGGGAGGGAGGCAAGGGCACCACCTTCTCCGCGCTCTTCGAGGCCTCTGTGGGGCTCTATCCCGGCTCGGACGTGCAGATCCTCGGCGTGCCGGTGGGGAAGGTGACCTCGGTGACCCCGGTCGGCGAGCACGTGAAGGTCTCGATGACGCTCGACCCCGGCCAGACCGCCGCGGCCGACACCGAGGCCGTGATCGTCGCCCCGACGCTCGTCTCCGACCGCTTCGTGCAGCTCACCGAGCCGTACGTCGACGGCCCCGAGCTCCGCGGCGGCACCGTCATCGAGGAGACCGCCGTGCCGGTCGAGATCGACGACCTCTACGCCTCGCTGACCGAGACCGGCAAGCAGCTCGGTCCCGACGGGGCCAACCAGAACGGCGCGCTGTCGCGGTTCCTGGAGGTGATCGCGGCCAACCTCGACGGGCAGGGCGCCGACATCAACCAGGTGATCCGGGAAGGTGCCGACGCCTCCGCGACTCTGGCCGACGTCGACCAGGACTTCTTCGCCACCGTCGAGAACCTCGACACCTTCAACAAGACGCTGCTCGAGCACGACGACGGGGTCGAGGACGCCAACCGCCGGTTCGCGCAGGTCACCGAGTATCTCGCCGAGGACCGCGACGACCTCGCCTCCGCGGTCAGCAACCTCGGCGAGGCGCTGGCGCTGCTGGAGTCGTTCATCGAGGACAACCGGGGCGTGATGCAGACGAGCGTCGAGAACCTGCACGGGCCGACCCAGGTCCTCGTCGACCAGAACGAGTCGCTCGAGGAGGCGGTCGCCACGATCCCGCAGGTGCTGCAGAAGTTCGTCAACGCCTACGACCCGGGATCCAACACCCTGGTCGGCCGCACCAACCTGAACGAGCTGAGCGTCTGGTCCGGTGACGGCCTCACCGGTCAGACCTCCGAGGACGCGCCGCCGGTCCTGCTGCCCGGTGTCGGCTCCGCAGCTGGAGAGGAGCAGTGA
- a CDS encoding MCE family protein — MARYPKSFAERNKIVIAVIGIVAMTGVFLATFNAEDLPVIGGGETYEAYFAEAAGLRPGDEARVAGVKVGEVSSLELDGDKVLIRFRAKDVTLGSQTTASIKVKTLLGRKFLSLDPGGSGDLREPIPVSRTTTPYDVNAAFSDLSTTVGEIDMAQVEESMEALSEVFEDTPEDVRGMVSGLTRLSRTISSRDQELAELMKTTTTVTDTLAERNQEIGLLIEDGDKLLEELAARRQAIHQMLTYTDDLAKQVSGLVEDNQKRLRPALEKLDQVAVILQRNQDHLDKALSQIGAYYRVVGASMSNGPWIDVYGCGLFDENNAPVLDNDVTRDCVPGGKR; from the coding sequence ATGGCCCGCTATCCGAAGTCGTTCGCCGAACGCAACAAGATCGTCATCGCGGTGATCGGGATCGTCGCCATGACCGGCGTCTTCCTCGCCACGTTCAACGCCGAGGATCTTCCCGTCATCGGCGGTGGCGAGACCTACGAGGCCTACTTCGCCGAGGCCGCCGGGCTGCGTCCCGGCGACGAGGCGCGGGTCGCCGGGGTGAAGGTCGGCGAGGTGTCCTCCCTCGAGCTCGACGGTGACAAGGTGCTGATCAGGTTCCGCGCCAAGGACGTCACGCTCGGCTCGCAGACCACCGCGTCGATCAAGGTGAAGACGCTGCTCGGGCGCAAGTTCCTCTCCCTGGACCCGGGCGGCTCGGGAGATCTCCGCGAGCCGATCCCGGTCTCCCGGACCACCACCCCCTACGACGTCAACGCCGCCTTCTCCGATCTGTCCACGACCGTCGGAGAGATCGACATGGCCCAGGTCGAGGAGTCGATGGAGGCCCTCTCGGAGGTCTTCGAGGACACCCCCGAGGACGTACGCGGCATGGTCTCCGGTCTCACCCGGCTCTCCCGCACGATCTCGTCGCGGGACCAGGAGCTGGCCGAGCTGATGAAGACCACGACCACGGTCACCGACACCCTCGCCGAGCGCAACCAGGAGATCGGGCTCCTGATCGAGGACGGCGACAAGCTGCTCGAGGAGCTGGCCGCGCGCCGGCAGGCGATCCACCAGATGCTCACCTACACCGACGACCTCGCCAAGCAGGTCTCCGGGCTGGTCGAGGACAACCAGAAGCGGCTCCGGCCGGCGCTCGAGAAGCTCGACCAGGTGGCGGTGATCCTGCAGCGCAACCAGGACCACCTCGACAAGGCGCTCTCCCAGATCGGCGCCTACTACCGCGTCGTCGGCGCCTCGATGAGCAACGGCCCCTGGATCGACGTCTACGGCTGCGGCCTCTTCGACGAGAACAACGCGCCGGTGCTCGACAACGACGTCACCCGCGACTGTGTGCCGGGAGGGAAGCGATGA
- a CDS encoding MCE family protein, translating to MRSGTGGSVAVTLTKSVVFALVTVLAMAALATTISNGTTSSGRTFTALFTDATSLNKGDDVRMAGVKIGTVQSIGLRHNDTAEVVFTAAESAPMVEGTRAELRFRNLIGQRYIALEPGSQGGDPLRAGYTFSLDETRPALDLTMLFNGFQPLFKFLDPEDVNNLSAQIIAVFQGEGATVESLLSSTASLTSTLADRDQVIGDLITNLNSVLEVVSERTGMLDTTLVTLQRLVSGLAADRKTLGSTIEGMGELSQSVTGLLEEGRKPLRDSIDSLGDLSGNLAENEEVLTKFMTTMPRKTDEIGRMATYGGWLNFYICSIDGRIPKPEGYYGDLGVDSPAGRCQ from the coding sequence ATGAGAAGCGGCACTGGCGGCTCGGTTGCGGTGACACTCACCAAGTCGGTGGTCTTCGCGCTGGTGACGGTCCTGGCGATGGCGGCGCTGGCGACGACGATCTCCAACGGGACGACCTCGTCGGGGCGTACGTTCACGGCGCTGTTCACCGACGCGACCAGCCTCAACAAGGGCGACGACGTGCGCATGGCAGGGGTGAAGATCGGCACCGTGCAGTCCATCGGGCTGCGGCACAACGACACCGCCGAGGTCGTCTTCACCGCGGCCGAGTCGGCGCCGATGGTCGAAGGGACCCGGGCGGAGCTGCGGTTCCGCAACCTGATCGGGCAGCGCTACATCGCCCTCGAGCCAGGCTCTCAAGGCGGCGACCCGTTGCGGGCCGGTTACACGTTCTCGCTCGACGAGACCCGGCCGGCGCTGGACCTGACGATGCTCTTCAACGGCTTCCAGCCGCTGTTCAAGTTCCTCGACCCCGAGGACGTCAACAACCTCAGCGCCCAGATCATCGCGGTCTTCCAGGGCGAGGGAGCGACGGTCGAGTCGCTGCTCTCCTCGACGGCCTCGCTGACCTCGACCCTCGCCGACCGGGACCAGGTGATCGGCGACCTGATCACCAACCTCAACTCGGTCCTCGAGGTGGTCAGTGAGCGCACCGGGATGCTCGACACCACCCTGGTGACGCTGCAGCGTCTGGTCTCCGGGCTGGCCGCGGACCGCAAGACCCTCGGCTCGACCATCGAGGGGATGGGGGAGCTCTCCCAGAGCGTGACCGGGCTGCTGGAGGAGGGGCGCAAACCGCTGCGCGACTCGATCGACTCCCTCGGCGACCTCTCGGGGAACCTCGCCGAGAACGAGGAGGTCTTGACGAAGTTCATGACCACGATGCCCCGGAAGACCGACGAGATCGGCCGAATGGCCACCTACGGCGGCTGGCTCAACTTCTACATCTGCTCCATCGACGGGCGGATCCCGAAACCCGAGGGCTACTACGGCGACCTCGGTGTGGACTCGCCGGCAGGAAGGTGCCAATGA
- a CDS encoding MCE family protein, translating to MSLSRVRDAFLGLCYLAVVAAVGLGAWLAYDQTFVDRSEVTLTTGTLGNALQEGSDVKLRGVPVGTVRTVSAREGGAELTLALEPAALSDLTTDTTARLLPKTLFGERYVALQPTAGGPELEAGDVIEQDRSDEAVELEQVLDELLPVLKAIQPHKLNATLSELATMLRDNGDDIGEAFSAWADYLQRLNPLVPQLTDDLASLGRVAGHFEEAAPDLLDALDTMTITASTLVDQQRQLAETFRSVTTTASDTDRWLERNRETIVVLSDTSRDALRAVSPYASSFPCLFSALRDYAPAMAKNLGKGTDEHGVHALVSVSDIRQPYRPGYVPKLRTGGPRCPYVTGRTGTQPAVTGTADTADTVEQIEAPPTDRVRTFGATTGLGEQNSKGENQLIAEVMAPAEGMAPDEYPTWSSLLLGPALRGTEVIVR from the coding sequence ATGAGCCTCTCGAGAGTTCGTGATGCGTTCCTCGGCCTGTGCTACCTGGCTGTGGTGGCCGCGGTGGGGCTCGGCGCCTGGCTCGCCTACGACCAGACCTTCGTGGACCGCTCCGAGGTCACGCTGACCACCGGCACCCTCGGCAACGCCCTCCAGGAGGGCTCCGACGTCAAGCTGCGCGGGGTGCCGGTCGGCACCGTTCGCACCGTCTCGGCGCGCGAGGGCGGCGCCGAGCTGACGCTGGCGCTGGAGCCGGCGGCCCTCTCCGACCTGACGACCGACACCACCGCCCGGCTGCTGCCCAAGACCCTCTTCGGCGAGCGCTACGTCGCCCTGCAGCCCACGGCGGGCGGGCCGGAGCTGGAGGCCGGCGACGTCATCGAGCAGGACCGTTCCGACGAGGCGGTCGAGCTGGAGCAGGTGCTCGACGAGCTGCTCCCCGTCCTGAAGGCGATCCAGCCGCACAAGCTCAACGCGACGCTGAGCGAGCTGGCCACGATGCTGCGCGACAACGGCGACGACATCGGCGAGGCCTTCTCGGCGTGGGCCGACTACCTGCAGAGGCTCAACCCGCTGGTGCCGCAGCTGACCGACGACCTGGCCTCACTGGGACGGGTCGCGGGCCACTTCGAGGAGGCGGCGCCGGACCTGCTGGACGCGCTGGACACCATGACGATCACCGCGAGCACCCTGGTCGACCAGCAGAGACAGCTCGCCGAGACGTTCCGGTCGGTGACCACGACGGCGTCGGACACCGACCGGTGGCTCGAGCGCAACCGCGAGACGATCGTGGTGCTCTCCGACACCTCGCGCGACGCGCTGCGCGCGGTCAGTCCGTACGCCTCGTCCTTCCCCTGCCTGTTCAGCGCGCTGCGCGACTACGCGCCGGCGATGGCCAAGAACCTCGGCAAGGGGACCGACGAACACGGCGTCCACGCGCTGGTCAGCGTCTCCGACATCCGGCAGCCCTATCGCCCCGGCTACGTCCCGAAGCTGCGCACCGGCGGCCCGCGTTGCCCGTACGTCACCGGCCGGACCGGCACCCAGCCGGCGGTCACCGGAACGGCGGACACGGCGGACACGGTCGAGCAGATCGAGGCGCCGCCGACGGACCGGGTGCGCACCTTCGGTGCGACCACGGGGCTGGGGGAGCAGAACTCCAAGGGCGAGAACCAGCTGATCGCCGAGGTGATGGCACCAGCGGAAGGCATGGCACCTGATGAGTATCCGACCTGGTCGAGCCTGCTGCTCGGCCCGGCCCTGCGAGGCACGGAGGTGATCGTGCGATGA
- a CDS encoding MlaE family ABC transporter permease has protein sequence MATVDVVKKRSRLDRSLDGLVQSGRDIRFYGKVLVGIPSAIRNYPREILRILSEVSFGTGALAVIGGTIGVMTGMSIFVGTVVGMQGYAALDQIGTSTLNGFISAYFNTREIAPLVAALAMSATVGAGFTAQLGAMRINEEIDAVKVMGLGTIPYLVSTRVVAGFVAIIPLYVVGLLTSYAGSRLVTVYFHGQSAGTYDHYFQLFLPPIDILLSFGKVLIFSILIILIHCRLGFYASGGPSGVGIAVGRSVRRTIVVVALLDLALSMAMWGATTTVRIAG, from the coding sequence ATGGCGACCGTCGATGTGGTGAAGAAGCGGTCGCGGTTGGACCGCTCGCTCGACGGGCTCGTCCAGAGCGGCCGGGACATCCGGTTCTACGGCAAGGTGCTGGTCGGCATCCCGTCGGCGATCAGGAACTACCCGCGCGAGATCCTCCGGATCCTCTCCGAGGTCTCCTTCGGCACCGGCGCGCTCGCGGTCATCGGCGGCACGATCGGGGTGATGACGGGGATGAGCATCTTCGTCGGCACGGTCGTCGGCATGCAGGGGTACGCAGCGCTCGACCAGATCGGCACCTCGACCCTCAACGGGTTCATCTCCGCCTACTTCAACACCCGTGAGATCGCCCCGCTGGTGGCGGCACTGGCGATGTCGGCCACCGTCGGAGCCGGGTTCACCGCCCAGCTCGGCGCGATGCGGATCAACGAGGAGATCGACGCGGTCAAGGTGATGGGGCTCGGCACGATCCCCTACCTGGTCTCCACCCGGGTGGTCGCCGGCTTCGTCGCGATCATCCCGCTCTACGTCGTCGGGTTGCTGACGTCCTACGCCGGCTCGCGACTGGTGACGGTCTACTTCCACGGGCAGTCGGCCGGGACGTACGACCACTACTTCCAGCTCTTCCTGCCGCCCATCGACATCCTGCTCTCGTTCGGGAAGGTGCTGATCTTCTCGATCCTGATCATCCTGATCCACTGCCGGCTGGGCTTCTACGCCAGCGGCGGACCCTCCGGGGTCGGGATCGCGGTCGGGCGCTCGGTGCGACGGACCATCGTGGTCGTCGCGCTGCTCGACCTGGCGCTGTCGATGGCGATGTGGGGCGCGACGACGACGGTGAGGATCGCGGGATGA
- a CDS encoding ABC transporter permease, whose translation MGGTVEVTGLTKSFGSQNIWSDVTLTLPQGEITALLGPSGTGKSVFLKSLMGLLRPEAGICLVDGVDMVKARESQRQELRKRFGVLFQDGALFGSMSVFDNVAFPLRAHTRKRESEIKQIACDKLDLVGLMGQEHKLPGEISGGMRKRAGLARSLVTEPSIILCDEPDSGLDPVRTANLAQLLVDVNAATDATMLVVTHNIELARTLPDNLGMLYRRRLVMYGPREEFLLTDHPVVSQFMSGDPIGPIGMSEETDHGVNDDYVEGQAYYPAGGVATVRAGARAIEVLPRQLAPASGAPREGAARHADRVASGAAALYTADDDEVDRAPAAVKTKDPVSRGLDKVGALFALGLDTFRAAFRRPFAARELLDQFWFVTSVSWIPAMLVAIPFGAVIALQLGTLTVQIGAQSFTGAASVLAVVQQAAPIVTSLVIAGAGGAAICADLGSRTIRDEIDAMRVIAVDPIQALVVPRVLACVLAAVLLNGLVSVVGVLGGYFFNVIIQGGTPGAYLSSFTALAQLSDLWVGEIKAVLFGLIAGLVAAFCGLNTKPGPKGVGEAVNQSVVVTFMLLFFVNTVITMLYLELVPGKGA comes from the coding sequence ATGGGCGGCACCGTGGAGGTCACCGGACTCACCAAGAGCTTCGGGTCCCAGAACATCTGGAGCGACGTGACCCTCACGCTGCCCCAGGGCGAGATCACCGCACTGCTGGGCCCCTCGGGCACCGGCAAGTCGGTATTCCTGAAATCGCTGATGGGGCTGTTGCGGCCCGAGGCCGGAATCTGCCTGGTCGACGGTGTCGACATGGTCAAGGCGCGCGAGTCCCAGCGCCAAGAGCTGCGCAAGCGGTTCGGCGTGCTCTTCCAGGACGGCGCGCTGTTCGGTTCGATGAGCGTCTTCGACAACGTCGCCTTCCCGCTGCGCGCCCACACTCGAAAGCGCGAGTCGGAGATCAAGCAGATCGCATGCGACAAGCTCGACCTGGTCGGCCTGATGGGCCAGGAGCACAAGCTGCCCGGCGAGATCTCCGGCGGGATGCGGAAGCGTGCGGGCCTGGCCCGCTCGCTGGTCACCGAGCCCTCGATCATCCTGTGCGACGAGCCCGACTCGGGGCTCGACCCGGTGCGTACCGCCAACCTCGCTCAGCTCCTCGTCGACGTCAACGCGGCCACCGACGCCACGATGCTGGTGGTCACCCACAACATCGAGCTGGCGCGTACGCTCCCGGACAACCTCGGCATGCTCTATCGGCGCCGGCTGGTGATGTACGGCCCGCGGGAGGAGTTCCTGCTCACCGACCACCCGGTCGTCTCGCAGTTCATGAGCGGTGACCCGATCGGGCCGATCGGGATGAGCGAGGAGACCGACCACGGCGTCAACGACGACTACGTCGAGGGCCAGGCCTACTACCCCGCCGGGGGAGTGGCGACCGTGCGCGCCGGTGCCCGCGCCATCGAGGTGCTGCCCCGCCAGCTCGCCCCGGCCAGCGGCGCGCCTCGCGAGGGGGCGGCGCGACACGCGGACCGGGTCGCGAGCGGAGCCGCGGCGCTCTACACCGCCGATGACGACGAGGTTGACCGAGCCCCGGCGGCGGTCAAGACCAAGGACCCGGTCAGCCGGGGCCTCGACAAGGTCGGGGCGCTCTTCGCGCTGGGTCTGGACACCTTCCGAGCCGCCTTCCGGCGACCCTTCGCAGCCCGCGAGCTGCTCGACCAGTTCTGGTTCGTCACCTCCGTCTCCTGGATCCCGGCGATGCTGGTCGCGATCCCCTTCGGAGCGGTGATCGCGCTGCAGCTCGGCACGCTGACGGTGCAGATCGGGGCACAGTCCTTCACCGGAGCCGCCTCCGTCCTCGCCGTCGTGCAACAGGCCGCGCCGATCGTGACGTCGCTGGTCATCGCGGGGGCCGGCGGGGCGGCGATCTGTGCCGACCTGGGATCACGGACGATCCGAGACGAGATCGACGCGATGCGAGTGATCGCGGTCGACCCGATCCAGGCGCTCGTCGTGCCACGCGTGCTCGCCTGCGTGCTCGCGGCGGTGCTGCTCAACGGTCTGGTCAGCGTCGTCGGCGTCCTGGGCGGCTACTTCTTCAACGTCATCATCCAGGGCGGTACGCCCGGGGCGTACCTCTCCTCCTTCACCGCCCTCGCTCAGCTCTCTGACCTATGGGTGGGCGAGATCAAGGCGGTCCTCTTCGGGCTGATCGCCGGTCTCGTCGCCGCGTTCTGTGGGCTCAACACCAAGCCCGGGCCGAAGGGGGTGGGTGAAGCGGTCAACCAGTCGGTCGTCGTCACCTTCATGCTGCTCTTCTTCGTCAACACCGTGATCACCATGCTCTATCTCGAGCTCGTTCCTGGGAAGGGTGCCTGA